Genomic DNA from Nitratidesulfovibrio vulgaris str. Hildenborough:
AACCCGTGTCGGTGCTGGTCTCGTCGCAGGGTACCGCCAGCGTTCCCGACGAAGTCCTCACTCGCGCCGTCCGCGAGGTGTTCGACCTGCGCCCCTTCCACATCACCCGCAGACTCGACCTGCTGCGCCCCATCTACGGCAAGACCTCGTGCTACGGGCACTTCGGTCGCGAGTTGCCCGAGTTCACATGGGAACACACCGACGCTGCCGCCGACCTGCGCACCGCCGCCAAGGTCTAGTACGCAACCTGTCGATGACCATCGAGGCGGGGCCCTTCAAGGGCCCCGCCTTTTTCGTCCATGAACATTACATGAAGATAACGGCCACGGGGCTTCACGATGCGCAACAGCCATGGCACGATGCCACCACCCAATCACCCCTACAAGGCTTCGCGCCCTGAGGAGCACCCATGATAGGTCAACTCTTCCAGCCCGCACATCTGCTGGTCATCCTCGTCATTGCGCTTTTCGTCTTCGGTCCCAAGAATCTGCCGGGACTGGGCAAAACCATCGGCAAATCCCTCAACGAGTTCAAACGCAGCCTCAATGAAGAAGACGAGGTCGACATCTCCGCACAGCCGGGAAAGAAGCCCTCGGACGGAAGCCCGAAGCACTGATTCCGCGTCGTGATGAATACGGGCGCCCTTACCGGACGAGTCTCTCGGCTGCCGGGGCGTTCTTCGTGCCATAGGCATGAGCAGACGGCGACGTGTCCGCAGGCGTCCTCATCCTGCACCGCAGTGCCCCGTAACTGGTCGGGGGGCTACAGCGCAGCCGCGAAGGGACGCAACGGCCGAACGCACCCATCAGGGAAGCAAGAAGCCCCGCCTTCCGAGGAAAGGCGGGGCTTTTCACGAACGGACTCCTGATGAGACCGTCATGGGACGCTGCGGCTGCGCCCCTGCATCGGGATTTAGAAGAGGTGAGGCAGGAACACGAAGCTCATGAGCGACGCGACGACACCCACCACCACGCCATAGAGCACGAAAGGCAGGAAGCAACGCTTCAGCAAGGTCCCTTCGCGCCCCGTAAGGCCCACAACGGCGCACACAGCCACGATGTTGTGGATGCACACCATGTTGCCCATGGCACCGCCAACGACCTGCGCAGCCACGATGACCTGACGCGGCATCGACAGTTGCGCGGCAACACCCCACTGGAATTCTGCGAAAAGCAGGTCCGAGACCGTGTTCGAGCCCGTGATGAACGACCCAAGACCACCGACGAACGATGCCAGCATGGGCCACGCGTTACCCGCGACGGCAGCCACGGCCTTGGCCATGGCCAGCGGCATGGAAGGATAGGCGTTGGGGTTGAGGGCTGCGTCGACGACCCCCGACCCGCGGAAGATGGACACAAGGGCGACCGCAAAGAAGAGGGCGATGGTAGGCGACTTCATCTTGGCGATGGATTCGCCCCATGCGCGCTTCACTGCGTCACCCTTCATGCCATGCAGCAGGATGGTGAGCAGGGCCACAAGGGTGAAAGGAATGGTGCCGGGCAGGTAGAGATAGTCGATGGATGCCGAGACGCCCTTGTAGCCGAGAATGTCGTTGAAGGGGATTTTCTGCGCGGAGAGAAAGCCCTTGAGCCCAAGCTCGGGGATACGGGTCACGACGAGGATGAGACCGATGAGCACGTAGGGAAGCCATGCCCTGAACTGGCTCATGTGCGCCTTGAACTCGGTATTGGCGGCAGTACGGATGGAGCCCGTCCATTCCGCGTCCCAGCTGGACTGGGGGCCGAAGTCCCAAGGGGTTTCAGGCACGCAGAACCCACGCTTTGCACCGGCAACGATGATACCGAGGCCCACAAGACCACCGATGAGCGAAGGGAACTCCGGCCCGACGAACCATGCGAACACGTAGTAGGGCACGGCAAAGGCAACGGCCGAGAACACGCAGAACTTCCATGCCTTGAAACCCTCTACCCACGACTTCTTCTCCCCGAAGTAACGGGTGAGGAAGCCCAGCATGAAGATGGGCAGGATGACAATCATCGGGCC
This window encodes:
- a CDS encoding L-lactate permease → MSIELLALVALLPILVALVLMVGLRFPATRAMPLAWLVCVIGAIGVWNLPAGYVSALTLQGIVTAIGVLIIVFGAIIILYTLQYSGGMETIQYGMQNVSRDKRIQAIIVGYMFAAFIEGAAGFGTPAALAAPLLLSLGFPPLAAAVICLVFNSFPVSFGAVGTPVLIGLKFLAPLTQEAVAQGIPGLNFTDFGSFAKVIGQWATLMHGPMIVILPIFMLGFLTRYFGEKKSWVEGFKAWKFCVFSAVAFAVPYYVFAWFVGPEFPSLIGGLVGLGIIVAGAKRGFCVPETPWDFGPQSSWDAEWTGSIRTAANTEFKAHMSQFRAWLPYVLIGLILVVTRIPELGLKGFLSAQKIPFNDILGYKGVSASIDYLYLPGTIPFTLVALLTILLHGMKGDAVKRAWGESIAKMKSPTIALFFAVALVSIFRGSGVVDAALNPNAYPSMPLAMAKAVAAVAGNAWPMLASFVGGLGSFITGSNTVSDLLFAEFQWGVAAQLSMPRQVIVAAQVVGGAMGNMVCIHNIVAVCAVVGLTGREGTLLKRCFLPFVLYGVVVGVVASLMSFVFLPHLF
- a CDS encoding twin-arginine translocase TatA/TatE family subunit, whose amino-acid sequence is MIGQLFQPAHLLVILVIALFVFGPKNLPGLGKTIGKSLNEFKRSLNEEDEVDISAQPGKKPSDGSPKH